In Leptolyngbya sp. SIO1E4, one DNA window encodes the following:
- a CDS encoding DUF928 domain-containing protein: MTQLHFNSKTYWRVFRSGVLAFAIASPLTLTVTPPAEAGLIDSVRRILSGDTGSRASGRSRGGATRDEMCTVGQRAPEAAENPETSSSQLVVLIPDALQKTTQANPELFLYVPFGRSAQNMTLVFELATKETATSRQVIAGPMNLPLPAEPGLVRFQLPPETPLAIGETYEWTFRLVCQETQPTPDPDLTAALPVAGIGSGPIDIHEIQIPALNGVADGSNKATLPAISVRQEVFGNIQRVDAEETAKLNAALMNSDPNTRYETYLDYDVWLDMVSALAAAGPSSDWADLLAAFDLGDIEDPTPYTLSPSF, translated from the coding sequence ATGACCCAACTACATTTCAACTCAAAAACTTATTGGCGCGTTTTTCGAAGCGGTGTGTTAGCTTTCGCGATCGCCTCTCCGCTAACCTTGACCGTGACACCCCCAGCTGAGGCGGGCTTAATCGACAGCGTGCGGCGTATTTTGAGCGGTGATACGGGTAGTCGGGCATCGGGCCGGAGTCGGGGTGGGGCCACCCGAGATGAAATGTGCACCGTTGGTCAAAGGGCTCCTGAGGCTGCAGAAAACCCTGAAACCAGCAGCTCACAGCTGGTTGTCCTGATCCCAGATGCGCTGCAAAAAACCACCCAGGCAAATCCTGAACTCTTTTTATATGTGCCGTTTGGCCGCAGCGCCCAAAACATGACGCTGGTGTTTGAGTTGGCCACGAAAGAGACCGCCACTTCCCGGCAAGTGATTGCTGGCCCGATGAATCTTCCTTTACCGGCTGAACCTGGTTTAGTCCGATTTCAATTGCCGCCTGAAACGCCACTCGCGATCGGAGAAACATATGAATGGACTTTTCGCCTCGTTTGCCAGGAAACCCAGCCAACCCCTGATCCAGATCTGACTGCAGCTCTTCCTGTTGCAGGCATTGGGAGTGGCCCCATTGATATCCACGAGATTCAAATTCCAGCCCTCAACGGCGTTGCTGACGGGTCGAATAAAGCGACTTTGCCTGCGATAAGCGTGCGTCAAGAGGTGTTTGGTAACATTCAGCGGGTTGATGCTGAGGAAACCGCCAAGCTAAATGCAGCACTGATGAATAGCGACCCTAACACCCGCTACGAAACGTACTTAGATTACGATGTCTGGCTCGATATGGTGTCGGCCCTAGCCGCAGCTGGTCCCTCATCAGATTGGGCAGACCTGCTGGCAGCATTTGATTTAGGAGATATCGAAGACCCAACCCCCTACACTCTCTCCCCTAGCTTCTAA
- a CDS encoding DUF29 domain-containing protein has protein sequence MASPQFQPVSNLYETDFYDWTRAMATALRQGRWQDLDIDNLAEEIESLGRSDKRALKSRLEVLLMHLLKWKYQPEHRSNSWRSTIIEQRLRIQDLLEDSPSLQPYLEAERERCYANACKLAAAETGLDLRTFPSTCPFTLKVILSEMLLPETETQGH, from the coding sequence ATGGCATCCCCCCAGTTTCAACCGGTTTCCAACCTCTACGAAACAGACTTTTATGATTGGACTCGGGCAATGGCAACCGCTCTGAGACAGGGTCGCTGGCAAGATTTAGACATCGATAATCTGGCAGAGGAGATCGAAAGCTTGGGGCGTTCTGACAAGCGGGCACTCAAAAGTCGATTAGAAGTGCTGCTTATGCATTTACTGAAATGGAAATACCAACCAGAGCACCGCAGCAATAGCTGGCGCAGCACCATCATTGAACAACGACTCAGGATTCAAGATTTGCTAGAGGATAGCCCCAGCCTCCAGCCTTATTTAGAGGCTGAACGGGAACGCTGTTATGCCAACGCCTGTAAGCTGGCCGCCGCTGAAACAGGACTTGATCTAAGAACTTTTCCCTCAACCTGTCCCTTTACGCTGAAGGTTATTTTGTCTGAAATGCTGCTGCCTGAGACTGAAACCCAAGGCCACTAA
- a CDS encoding NACHT domain-containing protein has product MRLVAACPNPSTLYGEAFGPKPEWKKLAKCLQERDFQRSREYSGSNFFQILFTCLPVPKSADYRQRLALINRLSSLPATQLDAVILALKPTQGLIPPVTAKPGDRASALFEWAESPIGCGLEKLEHVLEEVLAAAQANPGQSTSEETAANRRDAHIRGSVDNSNVVSGDGNRIEINYYGLPETKPKPTRKDRNEQLLIDAVWAEVADRLRQSLHNAILIHLDMAEQRSQVSRPWDSQLRTADQAPQPLAPDTHISEVFDRRDVGGKLLILGNPGSGKTTTMLDLAAELIKRANTQPDHPIPVMFNLSSWQNAKQGITDWLLSELKLKYGVSQKLGQTWLKQKTLLPLLDGLDELPPERQEPVVQAINEWLQSGEGPNRLLVCSRIEEYELYAAKLALNGAICLEPLTNTQLQDYLNSMQMGELWGTLQQDAALLELVRTPLLLSVSILANDAIDPVQWQQRQTTQERMTYLLDAYVERRLHEAVKSQEYPLGKEPTAKQTRRWLVWLAKGLRTRSEDEFLIEKMQPALLVTRQQKWLYGLIGGLIGGLIVGLIGGLIVGLIGGLIGGLIGGLIVGLIGGLIGGLIGGQDSIDTVESFDLSLSSFARKNFFKTLGGWLIVGLIVGLIVGLIVGLIGGLIFGLIVGLIGGLIVGLIGGLKSDIAVRVKPNQGIRASLKNTGVLLGISFPLLLIIRASFPLLLANILEVDLIDSIIDLASFSLLWASIYDSGKACAQHFALRVVLYRAGSIPWNYARFLNHCTERLLLQRVGGRYRFIHKLVQEHFAAMPMEREGGSG; this is encoded by the coding sequence ATGAGGTTAGTCGCTGCTTGCCCAAATCCTAGCACTCTGTACGGCGAGGCATTTGGGCCAAAACCTGAGTGGAAGAAGCTAGCGAAATGTTTACAGGAAAGGGACTTTCAACGCAGTCGCGAATACAGTGGAAGCAACTTTTTTCAGATCCTGTTTACCTGCCTGCCTGTGCCCAAGTCAGCGGACTATCGCCAACGTCTAGCGCTGATTAATCGGCTGTCGTCGCTACCTGCGACCCAGCTAGATGCTGTCATTCTTGCACTCAAGCCAACCCAGGGGCTCATTCCCCCAGTAACAGCAAAGCCAGGAGACCGCGCCTCTGCCTTGTTTGAATGGGCCGAAAGCCCGATTGGGTGTGGGCTAGAAAAGCTAGAGCACGTTCTTGAAGAAGTGCTGGCGGCGGCTCAAGCCAACCCTGGTCAGTCAACATCGGAGGAGACTGCAGCGAATCGTCGGGATGCCCACATTAGGGGATCCGTAGACAACTCCAACGTAGTATCGGGGGATGGCAACCGTATTGAAATCAACTATTACGGACTGCCAGAAACCAAACCCAAGCCCACCCGCAAAGACCGCAACGAACAGCTCCTGATCGATGCGGTGTGGGCAGAGGTCGCAGACCGCCTGCGGCAGTCCCTGCACAACGCCATTTTGATTCATTTGGATATGGCAGAGCAGCGCAGCCAGGTCAGCCGCCCCTGGGACAGCCAGCTTCGCACTGCCGATCAAGCCCCCCAACCCCTCGCCCCTGACACCCACATCTCTGAAGTTTTTGACCGTCGGGATGTGGGCGGCAAGCTGCTGATTTTAGGCAACCCTGGCTCCGGCAAAACCACCACGATGCTGGATTTAGCAGCGGAACTGATCAAACGAGCCAATACCCAGCCAGATCATCCGATCCCGGTGATGTTTAACCTGTCCTCCTGGCAGAACGCGAAGCAGGGTATCACTGACTGGTTGCTGAGCGAATTGAAGCTGAAGTACGGCGTCTCACAAAAGCTGGGGCAAACCTGGCTGAAGCAGAAAACCCTGCTGCCGTTGCTGGATGGCCTGGATGAACTGCCCCCCGAACGGCAGGAGCCCGTGGTGCAGGCGATCAATGAGTGGCTGCAGTCGGGTGAGGGGCCGAATCGCTTGTTGGTGTGCAGCCGCATTGAAGAGTATGAGCTGTATGCAGCCAAGCTAGCGCTGAATGGAGCCATATGCCTAGAGCCGTTGACGAATACCCAGCTACAGGACTACCTAAATTCCATGCAGATGGGGGAGCTGTGGGGAACCTTGCAGCAGGATGCGGCGTTGCTGGAATTGGTACGGACACCGTTGCTGCTGAGCGTGTCGATTTTGGCGAATGATGCGATCGATCCGGTGCAGTGGCAACAAAGGCAAACGACTCAGGAACGGATGACGTATTTGCTAGATGCCTATGTGGAGCGGCGACTGCATGAAGCCGTGAAAAGTCAAGAGTATCCGTTGGGGAAAGAACCAACGGCAAAGCAGACACGGCGTTGGTTAGTGTGGTTGGCGAAAGGGTTGAGGACGCGATCGGAGGATGAATTTCTGATTGAGAAGATGCAGCCCGCCTTGTTAGTCACTCGTCAACAAAAGTGGCTTTACGGGCTGATTGGAGGGCTGATTGGAGGGCTGATTGTCGGGCTGATTGGAGGGCTGATTGTCGGGCTGATTGGAGGGCTGATTGGAGGGCTGATTGGAGGGCTGATTGTCGGGCTGATTGGAGGGCTGATTGGAGGGCTGATTGGAGGGCAAGATTCGATTGACACTGTTGAGAGCTTTGATCTGTCTCTTTCGAGCTTCGCGCGAAAGAACTTTTTCAAGACCTTAGGAGGATGGCTGATTGTCGGGCTGATTGTCGGGCTGATTGTCGGGCTGATTGTAGGGCTGATTGGAGGGCTGATTTTCGGGCTGATTGTCGGGCTGATTGGAGGGCTGATTGTCGGGCTGATTGGAGGGCTAAAATCAGATATTGCTGTTCGGGTTAAACCTAATCAAGGAATTCGTGCATCCCTAAAAAACACAGGCGTTCTTCTGGGTATCTCGTTTCCCTTGCTACTAATTATTAGGGCGTCATTCCCCCTGTTGCTCGCCAACATCCTAGAGGTCGATTTAATTGATTCGATAATAGATTTAGCATCCTTTAGCCTTCTGTGGGCCAGCATTTACGACAGCGGCAAAGCCTGTGCTCAACACTTCGCTTTACGGGTTGTCCTCTACCGTGCAGGTAGCATCCCCTGGAACTATGCCCGCTTCCTCAATCACTGTACAGAGCGCCTCTTGCTACAGCGGGTTGGGGGGCGGTATCGGTTTATTCACAAGCTGGTGCAGGAGCATTTTGCGGCAATGCCGATGGAGCGAGAGGGAGGGAGTGGATGA
- a CDS encoding YgiT-type zinc finger protein: MFRCQVCASNDCYAEQTSEIFRIEEKFYLVENIPATVCSRCGEETFSRETTEEIRKLLHSDTKPTKSIAVDVFACQPKASCGIFCRKMEVA, translated from the coding sequence ATGTTTAGATGTCAGGTGTGTGCCTCGAATGACTGCTATGCCGAGCAAACCAGTGAAATCTTCCGAATTGAGGAGAAGTTTTATTTAGTCGAGAATATTCCTGCAACAGTCTGTTCTCGGTGCGGTGAAGAAACCTTTAGCCGTGAAACTACTGAAGAAATTCGGAAACTGCTACATAGCGATACTAAGCCCACAAAGTCTATTGCCGTGGACGTTTTTGCTTGTCAACCCAAGGCATCTTGCGGCATCTTTTGTCGCAAGATGGAGGTGGCGTGA
- a CDS encoding DUF2283 domain-containing protein — MADRLTFRYDKVGDILYIDKCQPYPEQESEEIGDEMIARLTPDSGEVENLEILFCSQRLLNADILELPVVSNMHLAAS; from the coding sequence ATGGCTGACAGATTAACCTTTCGCTATGACAAAGTTGGCGACATTCTTTACATCGATAAATGCCAACCCTATCCTGAGCAGGAGTCTGAAGAAATTGGTGATGAAATGATTGCTCGCCTCACCCCTGACTCCGGGGAGGTTGAGAATTTGGAAATTTTGTTTTGCTCTCAACGCTTATTGAATGCTGACATTTTGGAACTCCCTGTCGTTTCCAACATGCATCTAGCGGCTTCATAG
- a CDS encoding agmatinase family protein, with protein sequence MASREDIIRTFDPSGVGLENGNFCGFPFDDDTAGILLLGIPWEVTVSYHAGTAHGPDAVRQASPQLDLYDLDNPDGWQQGIFMPPCPEWIRQRNDALRPQAAQIIDATEQGLDIAGNADLSATLATVNAACEAVNQWLYEQASMALAGGKRVGAIGGDHSIPLGLIQALAAQYPDFGILHIDAHADLRDAYQGFQYSHASIMTNVVTLPQVTRLVQVGIRDISPKEVAKIQQSHNRIIAHYDAVLKQKRYGGTAWLDLCRQIIAPLPQQVYISFDVDGLDPKLCPNTGTPVPGGLELEETFCLFRELVASGREIIGFDVSEVGNGEWDGNVGARIVYKLCNLMGLG encoded by the coding sequence ATGGCTAGTCGCGAAGACATTATCCGCACCTTTGACCCCAGCGGTGTTGGCTTGGAAAACGGCAACTTTTGTGGTTTTCCTTTCGACGATGACACCGCTGGGATTCTCCTCCTTGGCATTCCCTGGGAGGTTACGGTGTCTTACCACGCTGGGACTGCCCATGGCCCTGATGCCGTGCGGCAGGCCTCTCCTCAGTTAGACCTCTATGATTTGGACAATCCCGATGGATGGCAGCAGGGAATTTTTATGCCCCCCTGCCCAGAATGGATTCGCCAGCGCAACGATGCTCTACGCCCCCAAGCTGCCCAGATTATTGACGCCACCGAGCAGGGGCTTGATATTGCGGGGAATGCCGATTTATCTGCAACCCTTGCCACCGTGAATGCGGCCTGTGAAGCGGTGAACCAATGGCTGTATGAACAGGCCAGTATGGCTCTGGCTGGGGGTAAACGAGTGGGGGCGATCGGGGGTGATCACAGCATCCCCCTAGGCTTGATTCAAGCCCTGGCCGCGCAGTATCCAGATTTCGGCATTTTGCACATCGATGCCCACGCTGATTTACGGGATGCGTACCAAGGGTTCCAATATTCTCACGCTTCCATCATGACCAATGTGGTGACGCTGCCCCAAGTCACCCGTCTGGTACAGGTGGGCATCCGCGATATTTCTCCCAAGGAAGTTGCCAAAATTCAGCAGTCCCACAACCGCATCATTGCCCATTATGATGCGGTTCTCAAGCAGAAACGCTACGGGGGCACTGCCTGGCTCGATCTCTGTCGGCAAATTATTGCGCCGCTGCCCCAGCAGGTTTACATCAGCTTTGATGTAGATGGTTTGGATCCAAAACTCTGCCCCAACACCGGTACTCCAGTCCCAGGGGGGTTGGAGCTAGAAGAAACGTTTTGTCTGTTTCGGGAACTGGTGGCAAGTGGGCGAGAAATTATCGGGTTTGATGTATCAGAAGTCGGCAATGGCGAATGGGATGGGAATGTCGGCGCGCGGATTGTTTACAAGCTCTGTAATTTGATGGGGCTGGGTTGA
- the speE gene encoding polyamine aminopropyltransferase — protein sequence MNSLGRHILVEFHGCSVEILNDVPRIESSMLKAAKESGATIISSVFHHFSPFGVSGVVVIQESHLAIHTWPEYRYAAVDLFTCGYTVNPWTSYEILKQEFEAQHGSAVELNRGQLELLEKTDIDLGDLRDTATQKLVTPRYSRSVWFTDRNENMALSIRHKGDRVFWEKSPYQTVEIFDTFEYGKMLTVDSMVMCSEKDEKAYHEMIIHVPMLRQPQIKDVLVIGGGDGGSVREILRHPQVESITMVEIDEVVVRASRKFLPTLSSGLDDPKLTLIIDDGIEFVRNAPAESYDLIVVDSSDPVGPSEGLFSKAFYTDVYRCLRPGGLMTAQSESPRFNQRAFVDLNHCLKAIFGIPQVHCYLAFIPTYPSGMWSFSFCSKNGVHPVEGLDRDRAAQFAHTHGLQYYNIDMHQAAFCLPTFIRTLLEGGQIAKADG from the coding sequence ATGAACTCCCTTGGGCGTCACATTCTTGTTGAGTTTCATGGCTGTTCTGTAGAAATTCTCAACGATGTCCCTCGGATCGAATCCAGTATGTTAAAAGCTGCGAAGGAATCTGGGGCAACCATTATTAGCTCGGTCTTTCACCACTTTTCTCCTTTTGGAGTCTCAGGGGTGGTCGTGATTCAAGAAAGTCATTTAGCCATTCATACCTGGCCAGAATATCGGTATGCGGCTGTTGATCTGTTTACCTGCGGCTATACGGTAAACCCTTGGACCTCCTATGAAATTTTGAAGCAAGAGTTTGAGGCTCAACATGGCTCCGCAGTCGAGCTAAATCGAGGACAATTAGAACTGCTAGAAAAGACTGATATTGATTTAGGTGATCTGCGAGACACCGCAACTCAAAAACTGGTCACGCCCCGTTACAGCCGTAGCGTTTGGTTTACCGATCGCAATGAGAATATGGCACTTTCTATTCGTCATAAGGGCGATCGCGTCTTTTGGGAAAAATCACCTTATCAAACGGTGGAAATTTTCGACACTTTTGAGTACGGAAAAATGCTCACTGTAGACAGCATGGTGATGTGCTCAGAGAAAGATGAAAAGGCTTACCATGAAATGATTATTCATGTGCCTATGCTGAGACAGCCTCAGATTAAAGATGTGTTAGTGATTGGCGGCGGCGATGGCGGCAGCGTTCGAGAGATTCTCAGGCATCCGCAAGTTGAATCCATCACAATGGTCGAAATTGATGAGGTCGTTGTACGGGCCTCTCGAAAGTTTTTGCCGACGCTATCTTCTGGGCTAGATGATCCTAAGCTGACCCTCATTATTGACGATGGCATCGAGTTTGTAAGAAATGCCCCGGCAGAGTCCTATGATCTGATTGTGGTGGACTCTTCTGACCCGGTTGGCCCCTCCGAAGGGCTGTTTAGCAAAGCGTTTTATACAGACGTTTATCGTTGCTTGCGTCCGGGCGGGCTCATGACTGCCCAGAGTGAATCTCCCCGGTTTAACCAACGAGCTTTTGTCGACCTCAACCACTGCCTGAAAGCCATTTTTGGCATCCCCCAAGTGCATTGCTATTTAGCCTTTATCCCCACGTATCCTTCTGGGATGTGGAGTTTCTCGTTCTGCTCCAAAAATGGAGTGCATCCAGTTGAAGGGCTAGATCGCGATCGCGCGGCCCAATTTGCCCACACCCATGGTCTGCAATACTACAACATCGATATGCACCAGGCAGCCTTTTGTCTGCCCACCTTTATCCGCACACTTTTAGAGGGCGGGCAGATCGCTAAAGCAGATGGCTAA
- a CDS encoding MATE family efflux transporter, whose translation MGFAFETRALLRLAIPLTLIQIAEGMVNFVDTLMMGWLGTSTLAAGGLGAVIFWTLLSLFTGLLEMTGALAAEAYGAGDHQQVSIINAQALWLSLGVSVPTMVMFWHLDTVLYFFGQETQVVVQTMAYLRAIMWGLPAALGLFVFKEITTALMQPRLLTLLMVVSIPVNIVLNYSLMYGLWRLPELGLAGIGWSSAIVFWMNFGITAVCLTQLPTLRRWQLFRYWRQLKVPVLREIIHLGWPLCVDYGTEFGALTAAALLMGIWGTDLLAAHRIVMTTTELLLMFSWGMSYAAAMRTAHRIGEGRPDIAKQAMDISMIMNLGLVVILAIPLWFLPEQITGFYIDTALAENQSTIQAAVSIFKVGVIFQIFQGIRLMSLGTLQGLRDTHLLATVDFLAHWAIGIGLGYLLGQGLNWQGVGLWWSLVLGQVTAAVILTIRVQYLLRRRIEGLPDTL comes from the coding sequence ATGGGGTTTGCATTCGAAACACGAGCCTTACTGCGATTGGCCATTCCACTGACTTTAATTCAGATTGCTGAAGGGATGGTGAACTTTGTAGATACGCTGATGATGGGTTGGCTGGGTACGTCAACCCTGGCAGCCGGGGGCTTGGGTGCCGTCATTTTTTGGACCCTTCTATCGTTGTTCACAGGGCTGCTAGAAATGACAGGTGCCCTGGCAGCTGAGGCATATGGGGCTGGTGATCACCAGCAGGTCAGCATCATTAATGCCCAGGCACTGTGGCTGAGTTTGGGCGTATCTGTGCCGACGATGGTGATGTTTTGGCATTTGGATACGGTTCTGTATTTCTTCGGTCAAGAGACACAAGTCGTGGTGCAAACGATGGCCTACCTGCGGGCAATTATGTGGGGGTTACCCGCTGCCCTGGGCCTATTTGTGTTTAAGGAGATTACAACTGCCCTGATGCAACCCCGCCTGTTGACGCTGTTGATGGTTGTGAGCATCCCCGTCAATATTGTTCTGAACTATAGCCTCATGTACGGCCTGTGGAGATTGCCGGAGTTAGGGTTGGCTGGCATTGGCTGGAGCAGCGCGATTGTTTTCTGGATGAACTTTGGAATCACTGCTGTCTGCTTAACGCAGCTGCCCACCCTGCGACGGTGGCAATTATTTCGGTACTGGCGGCAGCTTAAAGTTCCTGTTTTAAGGGAAATCATCCATTTAGGCTGGCCCCTTTGTGTTGACTATGGCACTGAGTTTGGCGCACTGACGGCTGCGGCCTTGTTGATGGGGATCTGGGGCACTGACCTATTGGCTGCCCATCGCATTGTCATGACAACGACCGAGTTGCTTTTGATGTTCTCTTGGGGAATGTCTTATGCCGCTGCGATGCGAACGGCCCACAGAATTGGGGAAGGCAGGCCTGATATCGCTAAGCAAGCCATGGATATCAGTATGATCATGAACCTTGGTTTAGTGGTTATTCTGGCGATACCGTTGTGGTTTTTGCCTGAGCAGATTACAGGTTTTTATATTGATACAGCCCTTGCGGAAAATCAGTCTACAATTCAGGCCGCTGTTTCTATTTTCAAAGTCGGCGTGATCTTTCAAATATTTCAAGGAATTCGTCTCATGAGTCTAGGCACGCTGCAAGGGTTGCGAGATACGCACCTGTTAGCCACGGTAGACTTTCTAGCCCATTGGGCGATTGGCATTGGCTTGGGATATCTGTTGGGCCAGGGGCTCAATTGGCAAGGGGTTGGGCTTTGGTGGAGTTTAGTGCTAGGGCAAGTCACGGCGGCTGTCATTTTAACGATCAGAGTTCAATATTTGTTACGACGAAGAATAGAGGGTTTGCCTGACACTCTGTAG
- a CDS encoding TMEM14 family protein — protein sequence MSAAAIMTFVYGVLSIVGGIIGYRQAGSKPSLIAGGVTGALLLIAGIGLVQVQPWGMWLAIAITALLIITFIGRLVKTRKFMPAGLMIIVGVATLATLLKTLG from the coding sequence ATGTCGGCAGCCGCGATTATGACATTTGTATACGGGGTGTTGTCCATTGTTGGCGGCATCATTGGGTATCGACAAGCTGGCAGCAAACCCTCCCTCATCGCAGGGGGCGTGACCGGAGCGCTGTTGTTAATTGCTGGAATAGGACTTGTCCAAGTTCAACCTTGGGGGATGTGGCTGGCGATCGCCATCACCGCGTTATTGATCATTACCTTCATTGGCCGCCTGGTTAAAACCCGCAAGTTCATGCCTGCAGGCTTAATGATTATCGTGGGCGTCGCCACCTTAGCCACCCTGCTTAAAACCCTGGGGTGA
- a CDS encoding NfeD family protein: MTLPNLLTLTLGPVPWLVGGLILLGFSLLVPRPTIVSLGFAGMITALVALSVPLFPSQLLIWGVLSGGFTLILRGLVPQESKALEPARYARVCEPIVPGGIGHVHYEGAIWQARCQISDVAIASDLSVVVVERQGNTLIVLPIPTSQSGLR, from the coding sequence GTGACACTCCCTAATTTATTGACCTTGACCTTAGGGCCTGTGCCCTGGCTAGTGGGTGGGCTGATACTTCTCGGGTTCAGTCTCCTGGTTCCGAGGCCAACTATCGTATCCCTCGGCTTTGCCGGGATGATAACGGCACTCGTTGCCCTCAGCGTCCCTCTCTTTCCTAGCCAACTCCTCATTTGGGGGGTCTTATCAGGTGGATTCACGTTAATCTTGCGAGGATTGGTGCCTCAAGAATCTAAGGCACTAGAACCGGCTCGATATGCTCGGGTTTGTGAGCCGATTGTGCCGGGGGGGATTGGGCACGTTCACTACGAAGGGGCTATCTGGCAGGCACGGTGTCAAATTAGCGATGTTGCGATCGCCTCAGATCTGTCTGTGGTGGTGGTTGAGCGCCAAGGAAACACCCTGATTGTGTTGCCAATTCCAACTTCTCAGTCCGGTCTTCGCTAA
- a CDS encoding SPFH/Band 7/PHB domain protein encodes MAPIFAILALVVIGYTVGSVRIINQGNQALVERLGRYHRKLRPGLNFIVPFLDTIVYEESIREKLLDVPPQSAITRDNVALDVDAVVYWKILDLERTYYEIEDIQDAIRELVVTTLRSELGKMPFERTFSSRDELNQALLDQLDEATEPWGVKVTRVEVQSINPPESVLESMQQQQAAELKRRATVLEAEGDQEATVKRAQGTVESIQLLSKALKERSDSREILNFLIAQQYVEANQKLGESNNSKVLFMDPKFLTEGIIDLMNSPTTPNNGEE; translated from the coding sequence ATGGCTCCCATTTTTGCAATCTTGGCATTGGTCGTCATCGGCTATACGGTCGGGTCAGTTCGAATTATTAACCAGGGCAACCAGGCGCTCGTCGAGCGCCTAGGCCGTTATCACCGTAAATTGCGGCCAGGGCTCAATTTTATTGTGCCGTTCCTGGACACCATCGTGTACGAAGAAAGCATCCGAGAGAAACTCTTGGATGTTCCCCCCCAGTCTGCGATTACCCGTGACAACGTGGCGTTAGACGTTGATGCCGTCGTTTATTGGAAGATCCTTGATCTGGAGCGTACCTACTATGAAATTGAAGACATCCAGGACGCGATTCGAGAACTGGTGGTGACAACGCTGCGATCTGAACTCGGTAAAATGCCCTTCGAGCGGACCTTTTCTTCTCGTGATGAGTTGAACCAGGCATTGCTCGACCAGTTAGATGAAGCCACAGAACCTTGGGGCGTAAAGGTCACTCGGGTCGAAGTTCAGAGCATTAACCCCCCTGAATCTGTACTGGAATCAATGCAGCAGCAGCAAGCAGCTGAACTCAAACGACGCGCTACCGTGCTAGAGGCCGAGGGGGATCAAGAGGCTACCGTAAAGCGGGCACAAGGGACGGTGGAATCTATTCAGCTTCTGTCTAAGGCCCTGAAAGAGCGATCCGATTCTCGAGAAATCCTGAATTTCTTGATTGCTCAGCAATATGTTGAAGCGAACCAGAAATTGGGAGAAAGCAACAACTCCAAGGTACTCTTCATGGATCCTAAGTTCCTGACTGAGGGGATCATAGACCTGATGAATAGCCCCACCACCCCTAACAATGGAGAGGAATAA